From a single Bacteroidia bacterium genomic region:
- a CDS encoding GIY-YIG nuclease family protein: MFYTYTLFSDNLGVYHIGFSQNLERRLLEHNRGKTTFAAKGMPWRIVYKQECYESPESIDLLLAH, translated from the coding sequence ATGTTTTATACTTATACCCTGTTTAGCGACAATCTTGGTGTTTACCACATTGGCTTCTCTCAGAATCTTGAGAGAAGGCTTCTGGAGCACAACAGGGGTAAAACAACCTTTGCGGCAAAAGGCATGCCGTGGCGAATTGTTTATAAACAAGAATGTTATGAGTCTCCAGAATCTATAGACCTATTATTAGCCCACTGA